The stretch of DNA TCCGTGCGGCTCTTTGCACGGGGTGGGACCGGGGGAATGGGCTCTGAATCAAGGCGCGAACGATCGCCTGGATGCGAACGATCGTGGGAGACACACGCAAAAAGAGCGAGGCCCGGTTTGACCGGGCCTCGCTCTCGTAATGTCCAAACCTATCCGCTCAGCCGATGGCGCGGAGTTCGGCGATCTGGTGCGCCACCGACGACGGCGAGGTGCCGCCGATGGAATCGCGCGCTTCGATGGACGCCTTGGCGTTGAACAGCGCCTCCAGGTCCGCGCCCACGAACTCGGTGGACACGTGGTTGAACACCTCGCCGGGCACCGCGCTCAGCGGGCAGCCGAGGCCCTCCGCCGCGCGCACCAGCCGCCCCACCGCCCCGTGCGCCTCGCGGAACGGAACCCCGCGCCGCACCAGAAAGTCCGCCAGGTCCGTCGCCAGCATGGCCGAATCCACCGCGGCGGCGCAGCGGGCGGTGTCGATCGTCATCGTCGCCACCGTTCCCGCCACGGCCGGCAGCACCACGCCCAGAGCATCCATCGCCCCGAAGAGCGCGGCCTTGTCTTCCTGCAGGTCCTTGTTGTAGCCGGACGGCAGCCCCTTGAGCAGCGCCATCATCCCCGTCAGGTCGCCGATCAGCCGCCCCGCCTTGCCGCGGGCCAGCTCCAGCGCGTCGGGATTGCGCTTCTGCGGCATCAGCGACGAGCCCGTGCTGTACTCGTCCGAAAGCCGCACGAAGCCGAACTCCGAGGTGGCGAACAGGATCAGGTCCTCCGCCAGCCGCGACAGGTGCACCGCCGCCATTGCGCCCACGAAGAGCAGCTCCGCCACCCAGTCGCGGTCCGCCACCGCATCCACCGAATTGGGCGACAGTCCGCGGAAGCCCAGCGACTCCTTGAGCAGCACGCGGTCGACGGGAAACGGGCAGCCGGCGATGGCGCCCGAGCCCAGCGGCATGACGGCGATGCGGTGCGACGCGTCCGCCAGCCGCTCGCGGTCGCGCGCCAGCGGCCACGCGTGCGACAGCAGCCAGTGCGCCGCCGAAACCGGCTGCGCGCGCTGCATGTGCGTGTACGCCGGCATCACCGTATCCACGTGCGACTCGGCCAGGTCCACCAGCGCCTGCTGCACGCCGCGCAGCCCGGCGTCCAGCGCGGCCGCGGCTTCCATGCCGTACAGGCGGAAGTCCGTGGCCACCTGGTCGTTGCGCGAGCGCCCCGTGTGAAGCTTGCCCGCGACGGGGCCGGCTTCCTCGCCCAGCAGGCGCTCCACGAGGGTGTGCACGTCCTCGTCCGTGGCGGCGGCCCAGTCGGCCTCCGTCCACTTTTCCAGCCGGGCGGCCACCGCGTCCAGCCCGGAACGCAGGTCCGCCGCCTCGGTGAGGGTAATGACCCCCGCCGCGCCCAGGGCCGAGGCCCAGGCGCGGCTTCCCCGCACGTCGTGCCGCCACAGGCGGCGGTCCACCGGAAGAGACCGGTTGACCAGGTCCATCTCCGGCGCGGGGCCGGAGCTGAAGCGCCCGCCCCACATGCGGGCGCCGGGAACGGTGGGCGGCGTCTGGGCCGCCGTCACGGGAGGCTGGGCCATGGTTCAGTCCGCGGCGGCAAGGGTGGGCGCAACGGCGGCTTCCTGCTCCTTGAGCGCGGCCACCCGGGCGGACAGGCCGAACAGGCGGATGAAGCCCGCCGCGTCTGCCTGCTGGTACACGTCGTCCTCGCCGAACGTCACGAAGCGTTCGTCGTACAGCGAGTTGGCCGACTCGCGCCCCGCGACGGTGACGCTGCCGCGGTACAGCTTGAGGCGCACGGAGCCCGAGACGCGCTTCTGCGTGGCGTCCACCAGGGCGTCCATCGCAATGCGCTCCGTGGTCCACCAGCGGCCCTCGTACACCAGGTCGGCGTAGCGCGGCGCCACCATGTCCTTGAGGCTCAGCGTGCGCCGGTCGAGCACGAGCTGCTCCAGCTCCGAGTGCGCGGCGTACAGGATGGTGCCGCCGGGCGTTTCGTAGATGCCGCGCGACTTCATCCCCACCAGGCGGTCTTCCACCAGGTCGATGCGGCCGATGCCGTGCTCGCCGCCGATCTCGTTCAGCACGCCGATCAGCTCCACCGGGCCCAGCGCCTCGCCGTTGACGGCCACGGGGTAGCCCTCGTGGAACTCGATGGTGACGTACGCGGGCCGGTCCGGCGCGCTCTCGGGCGAGCGGGTGAGCAGGAACAGGTCGCTCTCGGGCTCGTGGGCCGGATCCTCCAGCGGGCCGCCCTCGTGGCTCACGTGCCACAGGTTGCGGTCGCGCGAGTAGATCTTTTCGCGCGTGGCGGCGACGGGAACCTTGTGCTCCGCCGCGTAGGCCAGGGCGTCCTCGCGCGAGCGGATGTCCCATTCGCGCCACGGGGCAATCACCGGCAGGTCCGGCGCGAGGGCGGCGTAGGTGAGCTCGAAGCGCACCTGGTCGTTGCCCTTGCCGGTGCAGCCGTGGGCCAGGTGCGTCGCGCCCACCTTGCGGGCGATCTCCACCTGCGCCCTGGCGATGATGGGGCGCGCCATGCTGGTGCCCAGCAGGTACTTGCGGCCGTACGTGGCGCCGGCGCGCAGCGTGGGCCACACGAAGCCGGTCACGAACTCCTCGCGCAGGTCCTGCACGTAGCACTCGGCGGCGCCGCTGGCGATGGCCTTGGCTTCCAGCCCGTCCAGCTCTTCTGCCTGGCCGACGTCGGCGGCCACGCAGATCACGTCACCGCCGTAGTTCTCCTTGAGCCACGGCACGATGATGGAGGTGTCGAGCCCGCCGGAGTAGGCCAGGACGATGCGGGGGCGGGGGGTGGGGTTCGGCATATGTCGATCTCCTGAGAGAAAAAAAGTGCGTTAGTGCTGGGTGCGTGAGTGCGTCAGTGCGTCGGCGACGGTGCGCTGCGTGGTCCGGCGCGGTACTTCAGTGCCGAGTGCTCAGTGCCAGGTGCCAGGTGCGCGATCCGAAGTTTCCCTCGCACTCACGCACCCCGCACCCCGCACTACCGCACTTCCTTTACGACCGCGATCTCGTCGCACGCGGTCAGCTTCGGGCAGTTCCGGCAGTCGGACCACACCTTGGCCGGGAACATCTCCTTGGGCACGGTGCGGAAGCCCAGGCGATG from Longimicrobium terrae encodes:
- the argH gene encoding argininosuccinate lyase, with protein sequence MAQPPVTAAQTPPTVPGARMWGGRFSSGPAPEMDLVNRSLPVDRRLWRHDVRGSRAWASALGAAGVITLTEAADLRSGLDAVAARLEKWTEADWAAATDEDVHTLVERLLGEEAGPVAGKLHTGRSRNDQVATDFRLYGMEAAAALDAGLRGVQQALVDLAESHVDTVMPAYTHMQRAQPVSAAHWLLSHAWPLARDRERLADASHRIAVMPLGSGAIAGCPFPVDRVLLKESLGFRGLSPNSVDAVADRDWVAELLFVGAMAAVHLSRLAEDLILFATSEFGFVRLSDEYSTGSSLMPQKRNPDALELARGKAGRLIGDLTGMMALLKGLPSGYNKDLQEDKAALFGAMDALGVVLPAVAGTVATMTIDTARCAAAVDSAMLATDLADFLVRRGVPFREAHGAVGRLVRAAEGLGCPLSAVPGEVFNHVSTEFVGADLEALFNAKASIEARDSIGGTSPSSVAHQIAELRAIG
- a CDS encoding argininosuccinate synthase, translating into MPNPTPRPRIVLAYSGGLDTSIIVPWLKENYGGDVICVAADVGQAEELDGLEAKAIASGAAECYVQDLREEFVTGFVWPTLRAGATYGRKYLLGTSMARPIIARAQVEIARKVGATHLAHGCTGKGNDQVRFELTYAALAPDLPVIAPWREWDIRSREDALAYAAEHKVPVAATREKIYSRDRNLWHVSHEGGPLEDPAHEPESDLFLLTRSPESAPDRPAYVTIEFHEGYPVAVNGEALGPVELIGVLNEIGGEHGIGRIDLVEDRLVGMKSRGIYETPGGTILYAAHSELEQLVLDRRTLSLKDMVAPRYADLVYEGRWWTTERIAMDALVDATQKRVSGSVRLKLYRGSVTVAGRESANSLYDERFVTFGEDDVYQQADAAGFIRLFGLSARVAALKEQEAAVAPTLAAAD